The Syntrophales bacterium region TCCGCGGATGAGCTGATCAAGGGCGGCTACGACCTGGAGTTCGCGAAGCGGCTGGCGCCGCGCCTGGTGTCCGCCGGGGCCGACGCAATCCACGCCTCGGTGGGCGTCTATTCCACGCCGGGCAACCTGAGCATCGCGTCCATGGACACGGAGGCCGGGTTCAACCTCTTCCGCGCCCGGGCAATCCGGGAGCAGGTGGAGGTGCCGGTCATCGCCGTGGGACGGATCAACGACCCCCGGCTGGCCGACCGGGCCATTGCGGCGGGCGACGCCGACCTGGTGAGCTTCGGCCGCCAGCACCTGGCGGATCCGGATTTCCTCGCCAAGGCCCGGGAAGGGCGGTGGGACGACATCCGCTGGTGCGTCTCCTGCAACCAGGGATGCATCGAGCGGCTGATGTTCGAGATGCAGCCCGTCACCTGCACATTCAACCCCGAGTGCGGGAATGAGCGCGAGCAGGCGGCCCCGGACGCCCCGGGGCGGCGACTCTGGGTGATCGGCGCCGGTCCGGCGGGACTTTCCGCCGCCCTGGCCGCAGCGGAGCGGGGTTTCAAGGTGGAGGTCTTCGAGAAGGAGGAGACACCGGGGGGCCAGATCCTGCCGGCCAGCCGACCGCCCCACAAGGAGGCTTTCCTGGACTGGGTGAACTGGGCGGTTCGTCAGGCGAATGAGCGGGGTGTGATCCTTCATTGCGGAAGGGAGGTCGATGCGGAGCTTTTAAAATCAGGACGGCCCGACGCGGTTGTCCTCGCCGCCGGGGCCTCCCCTTCGGTGCCAAAGATCCCGGGCATCCACCGCTGTCATGTTCTTGATGCCCGGGATGTCCTGACGGGCAAGGCGACCCCGATGACGCCCGCCGCCATCCTCGGCGCCGGATACGTCGGCATGGAGACAGCGGATTATCTCCTGGCCCGGGGCATCGATGTCACGGTCCTCGAGATGCAGGCCGCGTATCCCGTGGGCAAGCACACGTCCCACGGATACTGGCTGCATCTGCGGCTGAAGGAGCGGGGTGCCCGGATCCTCCTCGGTGCGACCGTGACGGGGATCGGGGAGCAAGGTGTTTCCTGCCGGCAGGGGGAGAAAGAAGAAATTGTCCCCGCGGCCTCGGTGATCACGGCCCTGGGGGCCCGGATGGAGAACGGGCTGGAAGACGTGCTGCGGGAACTGGGCATCTCCTGGCGGACCGTCGGAGACGCGGCGGGGCCGCGGCGCCTCCTGGAGGCCATTCACGAGGGCGACCGGGCGGGCCGGGAGGTCTGATCAGCGCAGGCAGACGCTCAGGATCTCGACGAGGTCGGTTTCCCCCTCCAGGACCTTCCGGATCCCACTCTGCAGCAATGTGCTCATGCCCTCCGACGAGGCCGCCTTGCGGATGGCGGCGATGGACTTCCTGCTGATGATCATCTGCTTGATGCTGTCGTTGGCTATCAGGAGCTCGTAGATGCCC contains the following coding sequences:
- a CDS encoding FAD-dependent oxidoreductase; this translates as MSLETLFSPVTINGMILRNRAVMPAMGSGYGNTDGTVSDRLVRYLARRARGGAGLIITEVCAVTPRGKGFLREIGAWSDDFIPGLAGLAEAVHREGVKVALQIHHAGRETFAAAAGGTPEAPSPIPSVIMRQPCEEMSADRIAEVVEAFASAAVRARKAGLDAVEIHGAHGYLLTQFLSPFSNSRTDRYGGSEENRMRFVLEVVAAVRRAVGDRFPVLVRISADELIKGGYDLEFAKRLAPRLVSAGADAIHASVGVYSTPGNLSIASMDTEAGFNLFRARAIREQVEVPVIAVGRINDPRLADRAIAAGDADLVSFGRQHLADPDFLAKAREGRWDDIRWCVSCNQGCIERLMFEMQPVTCTFNPECGNEREQAAPDAPGRRLWVIGAGPAGLSAALAAAERGFKVEVFEKEETPGGQILPASRPPHKEAFLDWVNWAVRQANERGVILHCGREVDAELLKSGRPDAVVLAAGASPSVPKIPGIHRCHVLDARDVLTGKATPMTPAAILGAGYVGMETADYLLARGIDVTVLEMQAAYPVGKHTSHGYWLHLRLKERGARILLGATVTGIGEQGVSCRQGEKEEIVPAASVITALGARMENGLEDVLRELGISWRTVGDAAGPRRLLEAIHEGDRAGREV